Proteins from a genomic interval of Quercus robur chromosome 9, dhQueRobu3.1, whole genome shotgun sequence:
- the LOC126698571 gene encoding uncharacterized protein LOC126698571 has translation MPNSLLLISHLPIIPPTHTTPRHVSPRMSLNNNNNNQTPKPPNPSSLLTSLPKLLWGPSLPPGLLISTVRTAWHSTWQLMMSQLAPSDPSGSYSRPTSKFRHVATTQFSRQNLHLYVGLPCPWAHRTLIVRNLKGLEETVPVSIASPGQDGSWEFKSSSIPGLDKDTLIPGKDSANGCKNLREVYGLRRGGYNGRTTVPMLWDVQNKEVVCNESYDIIEFFNSGLNGLASNPGLDLSPLELKGRIEEWNRVIYPNVNNGVYRCGFAQSQGAYDTAVSELFSTLDMLDDHLGRSRYLCGGTLTLADICLFTTLIRFDLVYNVLFKCTKKKLLEYSNLHAYMRDLYQIPKVAATCNFTAIMDGYYKTLFPLNPGSIQPVMPSGCEHEALSRPHNRESLSSTESKYAQVQ, from the exons atgCCCAACTCTTTGCTCCTCATCTCCCACCTCCCCATTATTCCACCAACACACACAACCCCacgccacgtcagccctagaaTGTccctcaacaacaacaacaacaaccaaacccCAAAACCCCCAAACCCTTCTTCCCTTCTCACCTCCCTCCCAAAACTCCTCTGGGGCCCATCTCTCCCTCCTGGCCTCTTAATCTCCACCGTCCGTACAGCATGGCACTCCACGTGGCAGCTCATGATGTCTCAGCTCGCCCCCTCCGATCCCTCCGGCAGTTACTCTAGACCCACCTCCAAATTTCGCCACGTGGCAACTACCCAGTTTTCCCGCCAAAACCTTCACCTCTACGTGGGCCTACCTTGCCCATGGGCCCACAGGACCCTCATAGTCCGAAACCTTAAAGGCCTCGAAGAAACCGTTCCTGTCTCAATAGCCTCTCCAGGCCAAGACGGCTCCTGGGAATTTAAGTCTAGTTCAATCCCTGGCCTGGACAAGGATACCCTTATCCCGGGTAAGGATAGTGCAAATGGGTgcaaaaatttgagagaggtTTATGGGCTTAGGAGAGGTGGGTACAATGGAAGGACCACAGTGCCAATGCTTTGGGATGTGCAGAATAAAGAAGTTGTGTGCAATGAGAGTTAtgatattattgaatttttcaatTCTGGATTAAATGGGTTGGCAAGTAATCCGGGTTTGGACCTCTCACCATTGGAATTGAAGGGAAGGATCGAGGAGTGGAATCGTGTAATTTATCCCAATGTTAACAATGGAGTTTAtag ATGTGGATTTGCTCAAAGTCAAGGGGCATATGATACAGCAGTGAGTGAACTGTTCAGTACACTGGATATGTTAGATGATCACTTGGGTAGGTCTCGCTACTTATGTGGAGGTACACTCACCCTTGCAGATATATGCCTGTTTACCACTTTGATTCGGTTCGATCTTGTGTATAACGTTCTGTTCAAGTGCACCAAGAAGAAGCTACTAGAGTATTCCAATCTTCATGCCTATATGCGTGACCTTTACCAG ATTCCTAAGGTTGCAGCAACTTGCAACTTTACAGCAATTATGGATGGTTACTACAAAACACTTTTTCCTCTGAATCCAGGCAGCATTCAACCTGTCATGCCTTCAGGTTGTGAGCATGAGGCCCTCTCCAGGCCTCATAACAGAGAATCATTGTCGTCGACAGAGAGTAAATATGCACAGGTTCAGTAA